DNA sequence from the Nicotiana tomentosiformis chromosome 3, ASM39032v3, whole genome shotgun sequence genome:
TTGCCATGAACTAACATCTCTCATACCTCCTCACCgtgccccctcccccccccccccccaaatcacCCCGgccccaaaacccaacaaaagaATGAAGGAAAAAGAAAGACAGGTAACCCGTTTAGATGCAGTAGAATGGTCGTAGCAATCAAATTTCTCCTTTGTGATGATGAACTTGAGCTGTCTTATTCAGTTTATTCTATTTATGCCTGTAGGAGAATCCGGATTTGTGGAAGTGGCTGACTGGTCAGGAGCAACCGCCAGATGCAATAATCACTAATCCTGTGAGCCATGAACCAATATAGAATTGCTGCTTTATCTGATTGGTTTTGTTTGGATGTTTATTTAATCTGATCGGTACTTGGGCTGTAGGTGTTTTCTGCTGTGCGTGAAAAGGTTATGAACAACCTTGACAAACATGCTTCTCCTGAGACTCGGGCTGTTCCAGGAAAACCTTGGGTTAGAGGATGGGATGATATCAAGAGAGGTCGAGATGCGCCTATTGCTGGAAATCAGTAGATCCCTTTTTCTGCTGGGAGGTGTCAAAGAACATCTAATCTATAGTTTTGTAAAGGAACTTGATTAATTTCTATGCATGTGTATGAATAAATATAGCATCTTATATATGTTGCAATAAGGCCTCAGTAATGTGCTGATAGATGCTGTGTGTTATCCTcgattactttttatttttatttttttatgttccAATAAAAGAAATTGGAGAGCATTCTTCTTCTTCTGGGCCGATGTTCGTTTGTGTTCTTTTGGAATGGTTTTCGATGTGATTTGGTCGTTGGTTTTTGAAAAGATTGTACGAGCTGAATAATCTTTAAAAATTTGGAGGATACGCCCTAGGATTATTCCATTTTTGCCTGCCTGTTATTTTAGTGCTCATTATCCCAATTTTTTTAGAATAACTAATAAACAGATGTGGACAAAGATGGGATTATAAAAGTCTTAAACGTTATTATTTTGAACTATGATAGAGGTAGACACAGAGAAATGGAGTAAACGGCTACATAATTATAATTGTGATTTTCCTTTTTTTACCCTAGTTATTATTGCTACCTTATCTATGTATTGCTCTCCTTTACTCAACAGAAACCTCTCCACGTGTTCTGCTTTTTCTGTCCTTTACCCTTTCTTGATATGGGTTAAAGGCAACCAAAAGGGAAAATTTCTTTTATCACTATATCAGTGCCTTTCCagtaagagaaagaaaaaaaatgttgATTTCAGGCAAACCCATTACAATTTCCGCTCTCCTCCTCCTTCTAACGGCATCTTCTCTTTGCTTCACTTTAATCAATGCTTCAAAATCCAGCGACCCAATTCCTACCCCATGGCCAAAACAATTCCACTCGATTCTCTTTATGAATAACACCAAAGGGAATCTCCAGGTTGTGGATTTGTGGTACGATTATCCCAATGGCAGGAACTTCAACATAATCCAAAACCAATTGGGAAAGCTTCTTTACGATTTGGAATGGGATAATGGCACTTCTTATTACTACACTTTGGACGCTAACAAGGAATGTAGGGTCATGCATTTTCCAGTGGGAATTCTTAGGCCTAATTGGCTACAAGGCGGAAAGTTTTTGGGACAGAGATATATGGATGGGTTTCTCTGCAATGTATGGGAAAAAGTTGATTTCAtttggtactatgaggatgtTGTTACTAAGAGACCCGTTTACTGGGCTTTCTTCACAGGTAATGCTTAAATTACAAGTCTTTTAAGGTAGCATTTTCTGGTTTGATTTCTTAATTCAATTATTAATTATTGCTGTGTTGTTTTGGAGTTTAGGTTATAGAGCAGAATGTGAACTGACTGTGTTCGAATGGTCTAGTTAATTTCACGTTTTGGTCACTGAATTGTATACTAACACTAAAGTTAATAGCTTTTGCCATGTCAAAATAATTGAATTGAAGTCAAAAAACTGTACTTGCTATATCAGTAAGGTCATCTTAATGGGAAGATTTTATCATTATAGTAGGTGAAATTTAGTAACTTTCCTGTTATATAAGTAAAATTCAATTATTTTAGCGTGACAAAAAAGTAGTCTTAAGACTTCACTTAGGTACTTTAATTAAAAAAGTAATTGTGTGACGTtactaaaaaaaaagaaaaaagacagTCTGGTGCATAAAGCATTTTGCATTTATGTAGGGTTCGGCAAAGAGTCGCACCACAAGGGGTCTGATGTAAACAACCTACTTTCTACATCTCCAACCCGTGATTCATAAGTCACACAGAAATAACTTTATTGTTGCTCCAAAGCTCCCTTCTAATAAATTAAATTTAGtatcataaatttgggttggtgCAGGTATGATCGCGCATGTAATGACTTTCGAAGTAGGAAAAGTGCTAGAGGATCCGAATTGGCAAGCCCCTGTTTACTGTTTCAAAGAGTCCAAGGAACAAGAAATATCTCCTGTAATTGATAGTTTTGTTAGTAATGATGTTTCGATTGGCAGACTCATGGGAGCAGCTATGGATGTTTCTTTGCTGCGCTGATTCTTGTTGCATTTTCATGTATCAAATAATTCATTCTTGAGTTGTTCTTAGACACCATAAATTGGTCAACTTTTCATGTATTTACTTATTTTTGCTTTCTCTTTAATCTTACTTTTAGTTGACCTACCATTGTTGACATAGGGGTGTTTAAATTGGTTTAAAAGCTGGTCAAACCAGCTTAAAAGTATGTCCCAGCCAATGCGAAAAACAATTGCTAAGTATTTGGTAGCACCAAGTGTTTGGTATAATAGAAAATGTTCTTCCTAAAGAAAATGTTGGTCCTCTTAAAATCTAGCCAATTGGTAGGCGAAaatcatttttcttcacaaataacaaaaATTCTTATTCCATCTCATATAATTCAATCAACATTAAGATGTCCTCATACCATGTTTTTCATCTTATGTAATTATCATGTCATTCAATCTCATTACTCTTTAAAACTCTAGAAAATGATAAGGAAATGTTTTTGTTATATATTCCCACCATGTATACATCTTGTCTTATTTAACATTATGTGAAGAATAATTTGCTCTCTTTGGATTTTCAGCTATTGCACGCAAAAAATTTCATCTTTGGCCATGAAAATGCGTTAGAATTTGATCAAAGGGTTTTTTGAAAGCTGAGATTGAAAATGTTGTGAAAATAATAGAGGAATTGGCCTTTCCCATTTACGATTAATGGTGGAATTCTGTATGTAGGTCGACGAATTAGAAATTACATAGTTCCATCTCTATAGGAGTGGAATTTAGAGAATGAATGGATAGAATAAACAATTGTATATATAACTTCAATACAATTAACAATCTCCTAGATCTCTGGTAATCTGAAGACGACATTTTTGCTCCAATTCAATCTAGGAACTGTTGTTGATGTAGAAGTATAAAGCAGCAAGTGCAGCAACTCCAACTCCAATGGCAATAGGCAGAGCATTCCTACAACGCGAAAAATCATCAAGGATTATGTTGATTAGTGTTCAAATGAGGAACGAAAATTGATAAAAGAGAAGGGCTGAGAAAGGCAGCCTGGAGCACAAGCTATCCCGCATTACGCAAGGTCTGGGGAAGGACTGCACCCAAGGACAGTCtaacctaatgcaagcattaatggctacttccacggctcgaacctgtgacctataggtcatacggaaacaactttaccgttgctccaagactCCCCTTCAAGAActgataaaaaagaaaaaaggtgaAATTTGAAGGAAAAGAAGTTACCCAATAGCCTCATCTCTTTTTAACTGTTCTTTCCTGGCCTTACGAACCTCTGTGGAATTAGCATCTTTGGTTACTTTAGGTTCATATGGCCTGAATCTTCTTTTAGGAGCTCCACACACTGCAAATCACAAATGAACCCAGGGAATTCAGGTACGGTTATTACTGTACAGTTGTAACTTGTAACACATACAGAAGCCCTATAAGAGGAACTACAAGATTGAAAAAAGTAAATTGGTGAACTTTTAAAAGTTTGCATCTGGATAATGGATAGGTCACAAAGTGTTGAGCTAACAGGTATTCCTTCCCATTTGgacttttttctttttcctttttctagtTTCCACTATCAGTATTTTCATTTTGTCTTTTTGAACTTTTCATTTTATCTATTTCCTATTTAAAAAACTATTAAGACGTTTCCCCAAATTTTTTTTTAGAAGGATTGTTTCCGCAACTTTTTTTTTCATATTTAGTTCTATCTTTAGATAATAGTTTTTGAATATTCAACTCATTATAGTAATTAGTAAAACATAAACTTCGCAGTGTTAGAGTCGTATATCGGTTGTGGAAGGGTCTGGAGGTTTCCTTATATGATTTTGAATAATTCTCATCCGATGAGCTAACTTTTGAATTTGAATTCTGAATTGTATTCTACCATGGTAGCCGTGGGAATTTTTCTTGTAGCTCGGCTTCTTCCTCTTTTAAGAGTTATACCTTTAATAATATATTTGATCCGGTAATTATAGGAATAATAACTAGGCCCAAGGTCCCCTTCTTTGTATTGTATCACACCTAGACTGATCAAATTCTTAGTTTATCGATGTTGAACCTTCATATTATGGTGTCTATACTCCAGATAAATACTACTCCTATCTTATTTAAGTATGAGCTCATCTTTCATAGAAAATTTCGTTGGCCACAAAGCCAAATTAGTGTAGTAACATATTTTCTGTGGTATCGCTAATTATTCAAGAGGAAAAGATTCCACTTTGATTTCAATCCAAAGAAAACATAAGATATTGTTAGCTAATTGTGACCATAGACACTGCTTCCCAAGTATTTTGCACAATCACAAATAACGATAATGGCAGGAGATGCTGGTCTTTTTACAACTAAGTTACTAGTATAAGGTTAGATGCAATGATTATAAAAGGGTATTTACCAGGACAGAAGTATTTGTCAGGTAATTGTTTCTCGAAAGGAGTCCTGTCATTGTAAATGTACCTGCACCAcattcatcccaaaacatagatTAGTACTACTACTATGCCATGAAAAGCATAAAGCAGAATTCTTTTGAGCAGTTTTTTGAGTTTAACTGAATCCAATATTTTTGCTTTAACATCAAATTCACTCGGGTCAGAGTTACAATGCCAGCTACTAGTTCAGACAAATCCAGTAATTAAACTCGGTATGAGTTCAATCGTAGTTTTAAaacccataaatttcaaatccTGATTACGCCTTTGAAATTCAAACTCTAAATCCTAATTTCATCGCTATTGGCAACAACAACTCAAGACTAAGTAGAAACAAGACAGAGGGGTTAATATTAATTAGTAGATTACCCGCAATCCCGGCAAATATAAGCTTGCTTGGAGGCAACACGCATAGAAAACTTGGGGGCAGTAGCAGGAGCAGCACGAGACGATGGTGGAGGTGGGAGCAATAGATGAACAGATGGAGAAAAGAATGAAGATTTCAGAGCTAAACTATTTGGTGGCTGCCGAAGACCACTGTTGCCACCATTTGGAGCTAAAGGAGTAGCTGGAATTCTAGTGGGTGTTTGCAGggccattttctttataattttGGCCTTTAAATTTTGTTATTCCTTTGCAGTTTCCTTTTCTTTGCTCGCTAGCTGTTTGATGAACTGATGAAACGAAGAAAGAAGAAGTAGAAGAGTAGGGGGGAGATTGGAAATAAGTGGGTGATGTTTCAGTGGTAAAATTTGTGTTTGCGTTGAGGTAATTGGTTTGATGCCTATCGTATCTACAAGTTGTACGTCGAACGCGTGGCTGTCTTGCTCCCCATACAAACCCACTTTTTTGGACACTTTTTTCTTATCTTCTCTATGCTTCGATATTTTCGCTAGTAATTTCTCTTGAGACATTAAACTTTCATACTTGACTGCGTAAATATTCACTTTAAATTAGTTTATACagatataaataatttataattcgTGACCCTTAATAAGATGTTCTAAATATATTAGTAAAATTCATACATATTTTTACTTGAAGTGAGAGTTTAGAGAAAAATTTAAGAAAGAATGGGCAAAATCAAAATATTCGATGAACCTTGTGTTTCACCAAAAAATACTGATTTTGGCTCAACCAATTAGATTTGTTTGAAGAAGAGTTAATCTCAGTTAAAAACTTCGACCTCGATACTTCGACCTCGATCCTTGATGACTCCTCGACCTCAGTCCTAGCTGACTCTTCGACCGCGGCCTTCATTATTCCTTAAACTACTTCGACATGTGGCGGCCTTGGAATTTTTTGCTAATGCCATCCTTACTTAAGTATTCTagagatagattttgacccatacagttagtccctccgcttattgaggccaACTTCGCGGGCGGGTTCGATGAGCGGATCATGTTATTGGTGGTCGAGCTAATCAAGCGGACTACACGGGTCGTGGTTATTGCAACGAGCATGCGACGTGGCCCTATGTGAGCTGCATATTTTAAATGCTTCGAATTTTTCGTGTGATTTATTTGATTTAAGTTGTCCACGGGTTAGGATGACGTCATGATGTCATGCGTCATTATGATGCACATTCCCGATGCATCGCTTCGTTTCACGCGTGACCTTTGATTAGACCTGCCGTTTCGGTTCTGGTGCCAATCATGATGAACCGTTTTCGATTTTGGTGCCATGGTTTTTATAAATAGAGATCCTTGAACCTAATTTTGGAGTTTACACTTTCTAACGTTTCGAAACACCATACCTTTCTATTGCTCTCTTCTTCTCCGAATTTTTTTCTCTGTTTCG
Encoded proteins:
- the LOC104113741 gene encoding uncharacterized protein, whose translation is MALQTPTRIPATPLAPNGGNSGLRQPPNSLALKSSFFSPSVHLLLPPPPSSRAAPATAPKFSMRVASKQAYICRDCGYIYNDRTPFEKQLPDKYFCPVCGAPKRRFRPYEPKVTKDANSTEVRKARKEQLKRDEAIGNALPIAIGVGVAALAALYFYINNSS
- the LOC104113740 gene encoding uncharacterized protein At4g14100-like translates to MLISGKPITISALLLLLTASSLCFTLINASKSSDPIPTPWPKQFHSILFMNNTKGNLQVVDLWYDYPNGRNFNIIQNQLGKLLYDLEWDNGTSYYYTLDANKECRVMHFPVGILRPNWLQGGKFLGQRYMDGFLCNVWEKVDFIWYYEDVVTKRPVYWAFFTGMIAHVMTFEVGKVLEDPNWQAPVYCFKESKEQEISPVIDSFVSNDVSIGRLMGAAMDVSLLR